The Hydrogenispora ethanolica genome has a segment encoding these proteins:
- a CDS encoding transposase, with product QKQMEFQASDYFKEKSKERYKIEAKNSELKHRHGYDVASSSGLVGMEMQGAATIFAVNMKRIIKLLDQN from the coding sequence CCAAAAACAGATGGAATTCCAAGCTAGCGATTATTTCAAGGAGAAATCCAAAGAACGTTATAAGATCGAGGCTAAAAACAGTGAATTAAAACATCGGCATGGTTATGATGTCGCGTCATCGTCAGGCTTAGTCGGCATGGAGATGCAAGGAGCCGCGACAATATTCGCGGTGAATATGAAGAGAATTATTAAGTTGTTGGACCAAAACTAA
- a CDS encoding anti-sigma factor family protein — protein sequence MRCPNDLKLQSFGDGELSNWQARIVERHLQHCQDCRQKVADLHQLRNFLRGAYPEVDLALAKTQPALPFLRYKLAVAAVIVVVVMTVSTYWQQFNRSIPSGPDAEMIEEYLTIYYEAGS from the coding sequence GTGCGTTGTCCAAATGATTTGAAACTGCAAAGTTTTGGCGATGGCGAACTGTCAAATTGGCAAGCTCGAATCGTAGAACGCCATTTACAGCATTGCCAGGATTGTCGCCAGAAAGTAGCGGATCTCCATCAGCTGCGAAATTTTCTTCGAGGGGCCTATCCCGAGGTGGATTTGGCTCTCGCCAAAACGCAACCGGCTTTGCCTTTCCTCCGCTACAAACTGGCGGTTGCCGCAGTTATTGTGGTGGTAGTGATGACGGTTTCTACCTATTGGCAACAATTTAATCGGTCTATTCCCAGCGGACCGGATGCCGAGATGATCGAAGAATATTTAACAATTTATTATGAAGCAGGTTCTTGA